One Heptranchias perlo isolate sHepPer1 chromosome 2, sHepPer1.hap1, whole genome shotgun sequence DNA segment encodes these proteins:
- the LOC137333745 gene encoding proline-rich protein 15-like: protein MADGGKTSWWKSMTMKKKPKELTDKGAGLENVQLSTDKTAAQENKHPNLIEDKEYMDPKLEKGFNEKSTRRNLKISRSGRFKEKRRVRATLPESPKFFEGNANGNTNEEN from the coding sequence GAAGACCAGTTGGTGGAAATCGATGACCATGAAGAAGAAGCCGAAGGAACTGACGGACAAAGGGGCAGGGTTGGAGAATGTGCAGTTGTCCACGGACAAAACGGCGGCCCAGGAAAACAAACATCCCAATCTTATCGAGGATAAGGAATACATGGACCCCAAACTGGAAAAAGGATTTAACGAGAAAAGCACGCGCAGGAACCTGAAAATCTCTCGCTCAGGACGTTTCAAGGAAAAGCGCAGAGTACGGGCTACTTTACCGGAGAGCCCCAAATTTTTTGAAGGCAACGCGAATGGAAATACAAATGAAGAAAACTAG